The Paramormyrops kingsleyae isolate MSU_618 chromosome 23, PKINGS_0.4, whole genome shotgun sequence sequence TttatgggaacagtttggggaaggcccttttctgtcccagaatgactgtgccccagtgcacaaagcaaggttcataaagacatggttgggtgagtatGGGGTGGAAGATCTCGACTGGCCCAcatagagccctgacctcaatcccAACAAACACCTTtaggatgaattagagcggagactgtgagccaggtcatcacatccaacatcagtgcctgacctcataaatgctcttctggatgaatgggcacaAATTCCCACAGACAGATTCCATattcttgtggaaagcctccccagaagagtggcagctattATAGCACCAAAGGGGGGaacaactccatattgatgcctatggatttagaatgagatgtcataaaagttcctgtaggtgtaatggccaggtgtctcaatgctttttttttttttttttttgtattttatacgTTTATTTAAAGAGGTAATGGTTTAATCAAAGTGCAGACCACTACACTGAAAGACAATTTAGCagtttgacattttatttttcaaaaagttaTTCGAAACATTAGAAACTGTagttttatttcatgttttctaTGCATATGGAATCTTCGTAAATATAATTTAACGAGGACACAAAAATGGGAGCATCTTATATGAAATAAAAACCTCATTACAGCAAATCATATAGAAATAATTATTCCTGGGCTCTTGCATACCTCCAACTACAGCCAACTTTGCACGCCATTTAcgattatttacatttacatttacatttacatttacagcatttggcagacgcccttagccagagcgacttacataagtgctttaagactccacaatgaatttttcccgatactagctcagtaaaaaccaaggctatgaataccatcgatctaatactctgttggaaaagtgctttttttttttattcatttattcattttattcattattaatgaatgtTTGTCAGTACATTATGTCTTGTCTCTTAAACTGTCCTATTCTCAGCTCGGCAACCGCGTATCTCACTGGACATTGTACAGCTGTGAATGTAACACATAGAACTTTGAAACCTGAAATCAGTAACCGAAGACGGCTCGGAACAGCCTTTTCGGAAATAGCAGACAGTGGTTCCAAAGCGCCGAACTATCACCATTGCGTGAGTCATTAACTAAATAAAGCATATACATCACGCACGTGTTTTCTTATCAAGACAATAACGCCAACTACAATGGTAATACGAGAGTGATCCTGGTGCCGGATCACCATAAAGATACAAAAGGATCACGTGACATAAAAGGAACCTGACGACAGGCAATCTGAGACAAGAAGGAAACAAACAACACGCCGGGGATGCGGATTACGTAACCGCGCTCCAGTCTACGTCGCTGCCCGTGTCGCGATAGCCGGTGTCACGTGGTCGGGCGAGGGTGATTGTGGGAAAACAAACAGTGCAGTGAGCTACGTCTCCAGTGTTTGTGGAAGCGGCCGGAGGTGGTGACGGCTTTAGTTGGCGAAGAAGCGGCTTGTACGACGGGGAGGAGCAGCTGTAGTCCGGCCAGCCAGGAAAACTCCAGTGTGATAATGTGCGCGGGAGTCCGAAGGAGACGTACAGGGCAGTGCCGTTTTCACACGGACGGCAGTTCGACGGGCGACTCGTAAAAGTTGGACTCTGTCCGGGCTGCCAGCGGGGCTGCGGTGAGCGGGTTAGCCGGCCCACTGACTGAGCGATCGGGGCCACCCAGAGGGTCAGTATCGTGTAGCCGGCCCAACGACCAAGTGATCGAGGGCGCCCGGGGGTGAGTGCCGCGTAGCCGCTTCCCCGGGGGAGGATGGCGTTTGTCACcccgcagcagcagcagcgagCGGTAAACGGCGCGTCCACGGAGCGGCCCGGTTCGGGACTGGTGTACGCCAGATAAAGACGGCACTTTTGGGGGGAGGGAGCTGCTGGCTGCCTTTACCGAACCGCGTCCGCTCGTCTGGGTCATTAAGAGAAGCTTGGCGGCCGAAAGGCGCGTATGGAGCCGCTCTGCAGCGGGGATGTAGCAGGCACTGCTCGGAAAGTTTGTATCCTGCTTAAGCAGCATCAGTGACGGACGATTTAGCGCAGAGCCGGCACCTCTGTGCCCGGCGTGCGGCCGAAGGTGAAACATGTGGAACCCTGGATCTGCGGGCCTGCAGCTCCTAGGCAAGGTCCTGAAACATGTGGCGGGCAAAGGGCAGCTGCACCTGAGGAGCTGGCTGCAGAGGTCCGCCCAGGACTCCGCCGACTGCGACAAGATGGACATCCTGATATGCAGCGCGTTTGAGGAGAGGGTCGCCGGCGGCAAGCTGGACGCCGAACTAGACGGCGAAGTTGGCGTGGACGGCGGCGTCTCCTTCCTCGGGGACGCCCGGCACCCCTACTGcgtttccacctgttgcttTAAGAGCGCTGTCTTGGTCTGTATCCTGACAGCCGTGTGCTTCTCCTCTGTGGCTCTGGTGCGCCAGTACCTGAAGGACCTGCTCATGTGGGTGGAGAGCTTGGACAGCCTGGTGGGTGCGCTGCTCTTCATAGTGGGCCTGATCTTGGTGTCATTCCCCTGCGGCTGGGGCTACATCGTCCTCAACGTGGCTGCCGGATACCTGTACGGCTTTGTGCTTGGCATGGGGCTTGTCATGGTCGGGGTGCTCATCGGGACCTTCATCGCTCACGTAGTCTGCAAGCGCTTATTAACAGACTGGGTTCTGACCCGGATAGGGAACAGCGAGCAGCTGAGTGCCGTCATACGGGTGGTGGAAGGGGGCAGTGGACTTAAAATTGTGGCCTTAGCGCGACTCACCCCGATACCGTTTGGACTTCAAAATGCGGTATTTTCGGTAAGTTGCTTGCGGCAATACATGCTGGGGTGGGAGATCACCGTAACCTGCCAGGCTTGTCTGCGCTAAACACACCTTCCTCATCTCCTGCACTTTGTGTTTCAGTGCAGTCTGTATTCACCAGAGTTGTTATACCCCATAGGATGTTTGTGTCTGCCACCACACAGTTATGCTTGTGATATGTCTGTTTCTCATTCATAAATGAGTAGGATAAGTAACAAGGTGTTTAATTCTACATTGAGGAATTTATAATGATGCTGTTGCAGCTTACAAAGGTCAGTGAGGAAGAAATTGTGAAAAATCCAGGATGTGCAAAGCATTCCaatttttgtttgatttttaaaaCCGTTATGTCGGCAACAGAATCACATGACGTGTGTCTTCTCTGTGTTTAGGCTATTTTCACACTTGTAGGTATTAGATTTGTAAGAATAAGTCATAAGTATGCACCGTCAAGGGTATAACTTTGGGTTcagcatggggggggagggggggggttgaggtctccacccaccCAGGGTTCAAGGGCAGCAAAAAAGTATCTACATATGATTTGGCTGGTTTAGATTTTTCAGGGACGGGGGTTTGTAACCCCCCAAATTCCCCTCATAATTTCCGCCCACGTGCATCATTACTTCAGTAGGAAGTGACAGACCTACGCCTTTGACTGGAGAGGATAATTTGATACGGCACATGTTGAGTTGCGGTATACGGCAGCATGCTGTAATCTGCGTGGCAGCATGAAGTAACGGTGTGTCCTGTTATCCTGGCCTTGGCTGTCCGTGCCCCGTCGCAGGCGTTCTGCTGTTCTGGCAGCTTGCGTAAGAGTCCTTCAGATGAAGCCACTGGTGATTTTGCTAAAACGACATGGCTCTTATGTTAAAGATGTTCTACTGTAGGCATGTATTGACTTTTAGCATGTTCCGCATTAGCACAGAAAGGCGTTTTCTCTGTGCTCCTTTGGTTTGTTGCTTTGATGTGCTTTGTAGCACTTTTTCCATTGATTTATCTGACTTATGAAAGGATGAAGCTTGTTCAGTGTGAGTCAGAACCATTGTCTGGGTTTGGGCACCTGGAACAAAGACCCCAATCTGAAGCTGTCTACAGTTGCAGGCATTTTCTTAAAGCGTGTGTAGTGGTGGTTGCAGCCGTCATTTCTTAATCAGCCACCTTTCCGGGAGAATGGCAGTTTTCTAGGGTACTTTGTGCTGAAGTGGATGCCGTTGCATTAATGAGGGTAATCTGAGGCGCGTGTACAGCAAAGGTGACATCTGTAATGATGCTGAAGTCAGTCGGCTTTATATTACCTGTGACTTGCATTAAGTCGCGCCGTTTTCAACAACGTCATTTTGCTCTTTTATGAGTTGACGTGGTGGGAAATACCAAGACACAATCAACACTGCGTCCCTCCCGTCTGCCCTACCACATGTAAACCTCCTGCTCAGTCGGCTAGAACAGGCACTCCTGGCTTAGTTATGCCAGTCGTTCAGTTTCTGTGTACTTGCACACTGTTTCCTGTAACCTAATAGCAAATAATAGCAACAGTTATCTTTGTGTAAGCTGTGCATACTTATTTAAATTCCTTAGCTCAAGGTTTGCTGTAGAAGGTCATTTGGATGGGAAACATGATTGTCTTCATAGTTATGCAGCTGTTAGCCTGCTTTCAAAATGTTTGTCTATAGACAGATAATTTCCCTCCGGGGATTTATAAAGTTTAAGTTGTCATGGCACCCAggtacatttaaatattattaaaaacaataaaatgctgAGGAAAAATACTGCAAATAGGCGAAATTGTAAAATGCAGTTGGAATATGCAGGAATCTGAGAACAAAAAGTTGTTACATACTGGTTCTTTTAGTCCAGAATATAAACTGCTTCAGTTTTCGAGACTCAGTATCTTTACTGGCCATTGAGCTGACAGTTGTATGTGTTCTCTGCCAGTGCTGCGCAGTTTCAtgtcttgccccccccccccccccatgtagaTCACAGATGTGTCGCTGCCGAATTACCTGGTGGCTTCCTCTGTTGGTCTGCTGCCTACACAGCTCTTGAACTCGTACCTGGGGACCACGCTCCGCACGATGGAGGACGTCATCGCGGAGCAGAGTGTCAGCGGCTACTTCGTGTTCAGCTTGcaggtgagatggggaggggggagggggggcgtttGGCCGGCTGGTCTGGCTCTGCTGTAGGCTATCGGTGCCCCGGGAGCAAAGGAGTGGCGCACATTCCTGCACTTTTCATCTGGCCAGCTGCCAAGCTTCAGAATTCTTTGTCCTTTCTGCTCTCAGTTGACATGAATGTGAGCTGATTATCCGGAACATTCAGGTGAAAGAATGGCGCCCGCTTCGGTCTGCTAGGCACACTGGCTGATCCCCGAGTTGCCGTACTGCTATAGATTAGCTCAGTTAAGGTCATTTGCAAAACAGAATAATCAAGGAACAAACAAAGTCAACATAGTGGAAACAAAGTGCACAGTATGCAAATAGTGTTCTGTATTTAAGGATTCTATGGGATAAAAAGGAATAAACATATGATAAGAACATAAgtactatacaaacgagaggaggccattcggcccatcgagctcgcttggggagaacttaactaatagctcagagttgttaaaatctagaaaattcattatattaaaagttataataattataatgtttTCACTGTTACTAATCTGTGTATCTCTCATTGTGGGAGCGGTGTTTGAAGCATGTCCCCTACTGAAACGTGCCTGAAATGTGCCTGAAACGTGCGTCACGCCTCCGCCTCTCACAGATCGTCATCAGCATCGGCCTCATGTTCTATGTCGTCCACCGAGCCCAAGTGGAGCTGAACGCCGCCATCGCTGCCTGCCAGATGGAGCTGAAGACGTCGTACGTGAACGGCGGCGTGCTGAACTACGGCGGGGCCACCTACTGCAGCAAGCGGACCGGGGTCGCCGGGGGCGGGGTCGCCGGGGGCGGGGTCAACGTGGTGTGAGCCCACGCGGAGCGCAGATACAACTACATGTAACATATAAAGAAAACCATTTTAAAATTTGCCGGTATGCGCCGAACGCTAACGGCGAACAATGCAGCTGATGGAGGCTTGCGGACGCATGACCAGCTGGTGCTGTCGTTCTGCCATGCGCCCCTGCTTTTCTGGGGGGCCTGCGAGGGCTTTTCCGGATACCGGCCCGTTGCCCTGGGCACTATGGCACAACGCGGAGGGTTAATCTGAGCCGCTAGACGT is a genomic window containing:
- the tmem64 gene encoding transmembrane protein 64 → MWNPGSAGLQLLGKVLKHVAGKGQLHLRSWLQRSAQDSADCDKMDILICSAFEERVAGGKLDAELDGEVGVDGGVSFLGDARHPYCVSTCCFKSAVLVCILTAVCFSSVALVRQYLKDLLMWVESLDSLVGALLFIVGLILVSFPCGWGYIVLNVAAGYLYGFVLGMGLVMVGVLIGTFIAHVVCKRLLTDWVLTRIGNSEQLSAVIRVVEGGSGLKIVALARLTPIPFGLQNAVFSITDVSLPNYLVASSVGLLPTQLLNSYLGTTLRTMEDVIAEQSVSGYFVFSLQIVISIGLMFYVVHRAQVELNAAIAACQMELKTSYVNGGVLNYGGATYCSKRTGVAGGGVAGGGVNVV